A window of Canis lupus baileyi chromosome 3, mCanLup2.hap1, whole genome shotgun sequence genomic DNA:
GGCTCCTTTCCATAAGTATAGaggatgagagggaaaaaaatacaagtgacAAAGACCACAGAGATTTAAGGGGATGTTTAGTCCCTTGGTCAGAGGCAGGGGCAAGGAGTTTTGGGAACCCCTGCCGAGGCCCAGATGGTTGGCACCTGGGCTCTCTGTCTGACTGCCTCCCTTATATCCATGAGTGTCATAGTTACCAACTCTTGTGTCTTCAGCAGTTCCACATGGCACCAAGGTGCTTTATACCATCCATCATTGAGTTTTGGGGAGCGGTGCCTATTGCCTACAATAGGTCAGACCACTGGGACTATTCTGAGGCCCTTCCCTCAAGGCTTCAGGTCCAAATCAGAGCTGCTCAGAGAGCCCAGGCAGGGCTTACCTGCCACAGTGGACACGTTAGCTAACAGGTTGCATTGCAGCACCCCCGATGACAAAGACACCATCACAATGCCACCATTCTTCTTCTGCAGGGGTGGACAAATGGACACTCAGCTTGGCTGCCAGAACAACCACCTGTCTCTAGGCTCCTGTGAGGAAACTATTCAGCTCTGGCTTTGAGGTCAGAGGAGACATCACCTCTAGATTTGTGTGGATGGAGGAGTCTAAGCTCTGGTTGGGATGGAAATGTCTTGGAGTATTTACCACTTAGAACCCCCACACCTGAGTTCAAGAATTCAGGGGCTGTGGACTCTGGTTTTGTGGGACAGATGTTCAGCCTAGGGTTTGAGCAAGTTGAGGGAACAGGGGCTCAGGTTCAAGGGCTCCTGGTTTAAACCTCTTGCTTTAGGTTTGAGGGCCAGGGCAGTCTCTCACCAGAAGCTGTAGGATATCATCGGGAACGTTCCTGGCATTCTTACACACACCTCGGGCAGCCGAGTGGGAGAAGATCACAGGTGCCTGTGACACTTCCAAGGCTCGCCGAGCCACAGTGTCTGAGACATGCGACAAATCTACCATCATGCCCAAGCGGTTCATTTCCACCACCACCTTCTGCAGGGACAGGTTGGGGAAGAGGCATTAGGGATACACATGCATGTGCCCTTTTCTGTAGGGAACTGGTGGGGCATGTGAATTCATGTGTGGCAGGGTATGGCACTAGAGTCCTCACCTCACCGAAGCTGGTCAGCCCACTGACATTGTTGTAGAAGGGATGGATGCCCTTAGCTGAGCTCTCTGCCCTGCAGGATGACCAGGAGGCTGTCTGAATGGTGGCCCTAACTTAGTCACAAGAGCCTACTGAACCCTCTCTACCTGCAACCCCTGGAGTGAGAGCAGGGACTCAAGCTGGGCTGTGCCTGGCAGGAGGTGGTCCCTACTGGGGATCCAGTCTTGTACCAACTCCTGCTCCTCTCTCCACTCCAGGGTCAGTTTCAGATCCCAGGGGTAAAGCTTGGTCTGAGCCCCAGTATGATCTTGGGCATGTCCCTGCATCAGTGGGTGCATACCATTTGCACTGAGCTCACCAGGGTGTGTTGCAGGTGTGAGTGAGTGTCAGGTAACGCACACCCAGCACGTAGAAGGTACGCAAGATGGAAAGGCTACTGTCCAGTGAGTGTCCTCCCTCCACACCAATGAGGCAAGCCAACTTCCGGGTGTTGTTCAGAGCTGGGGGCAGGTAGGTCAGGTGGTCACATTCAGAGACTCCGGTATTCAGTCAAGTCCCTAACACCCCCCACCAGTCTGCCTACCTTTAACTGAGGTCACAAGCTCCAGCTCAGAATAGGAGGCACACATGCGGCGGATGAGGTCAATTTGCTCCAGGGTGAGGCGCAGGGCATCCCGTTCCTGGGTCTGGCATGGGACGTAGGCTGACCAGAACTGGGGGAAGGCCAAGGGTTGGCTTGGGCAGGGGTTGCTTTGGAGTTCCTTGACAGCCCACATGGCAAATGTGGTCACATGTAATGCAATGGTTGTCTCTGGTACTTGGATGCCTACCAAACTAATTCACTGTGAGCCCTGCAGCCCCCAGCATCCATATGGTAGCATTTGGGGGGGCCCTACAGTAACTGAGTTCCCTTGTGACTAACCTGTGCTCTCTGGGGCTTCCACACTCCCCCTCAGCCATGCTGTGTCCCTGTGGTACCTGGGCACCGACGAGACCGTCTCTAAGCCTGTCCAGGCTGGTCTGGCCACGGCTGAAATTGCGCAGATTGACATCGTGTAGCCCCTGGCGGTAAAACTGCCTCAGGACAAGGGGCATGTCATTGTGGCTGGAGGGAGGGCAAGGCAAGGTCAGGTCAGGGGCAAATGGGTGCGCTTCTTAGGCCTTAGGATCAAGCAGGACGTGGGTCAAAGTTGGTGGAGGGGGATGTCCCCCACACCACAGTCACACAGACTGTACCAGAACCCCTTGAGGCCTACGCTGGGGGTTCCCACCAGGGGCAGAGTGACAGACGAAGGGAAAAGGCATCCACGGATGCTGGGAGAGTGAATCACTGAGGACCTGAGGACCGCTTcccctgccctggggctcccctgccctgggccggGCTCGTGTCCACCGCCCCACCCCGCACCTACGCACCCGTCCACGAGAGGGAAGTCGCGCATCAGGGCCCGCGCGCGCTCCCGCAGACTTGGGGAGCTGGGGGTGGCCGGCCGGGTCGCGGAGCTGGAGGTGCCCGGCGTGGTGTGGGCGTCGCTTACCAGCCGCGGCAGCAGCAACACTAGGAGGAGCCGGCGCAGGGGTGGcccgcggggcgcgggggtgcGCTCCAGGCTCGGGGGCCGCATGCTGCGCAGCGCACTGGCAGCCCTTGTCGAGAGGGGTGCGTGAGAGGGGtggcgaggggcagagggcgacGGGAACGCCGACTCGGGCCACCCCGGGCgcgccgccctcccctcccctcccccctcctttcccctcccctccccctcccttcgcctcccctccgcccgcccccggcccgcaaGACCTCACCCCCTGGGCGCTGGGCGCTGGGCGCTGGGCGGGCCCTCGGTGCCCGTGGCTTCTCCTCGCCGCCCCGCCGGGGCGCGGCCGGGCTGACCCAGGTTGCTCTGCCACCGCCTCTAATCCTGCTGTCCGAGAGAGAAGTCTTAGGGCGCCCCGCGCAGGGCAGCCCTCAGCCCTGAAGCCTCTCTCCACCCCGTCAGGTGCCCAATTAGGCCGGACCCTGCGCCAGCGCCCCGAGGCCACATGCAAAGGTCTCTGGCCACAGTACCCCGCGGCTCTGGCTCCCGGTGCCGAGccacagtgggggtgggggagggaagggacagtTTCTGGGAATGGGGGGTTGACCTTGCAGACTTCGCAGTGGTCCTCTGCCCtgacctctccctcccctgccttcctcccttgcCTACCCGTCCATCCCCTGGGGGGCTCAAGCTGAAACTGGGAACTGTCGGGGCGCCCCTCCCCCAGTCTTCCCCAGCTTCAGGAAAGAGCTAGCTCCTCAGGAGATGCTACACCTCCCCAGGGTCTGAATGGAGGGACTTTGGGGATGTGAACTGAGCAAGCATCTGAGGAGGGTCCGGGGTGGTTAACTGAACAGAGCAGGAACTCAGTAAGCGATTTGAGTGGAAGGAAATTGAGTCAGTTTTAGGGCAGCacagcacccctccccccatcccagcACCCCTCCCGCCCCAGCTGCTGGCTGAGCTGTCGGTTAGGATCCCTCCTACCTCAGTGTGGAAGTCCTCAGTGTATGAAGTTAGAGGTATGGGTCCTGAGGAAACGCCTGGCATCTGGGTCCTGAGGCTACATCCGCCTTATCTTCCAGCTCCTGTGGCTCTAGCTCTCCAGAAAACTCCAGGCTGAGTTGCGTCTTTCCTCTGAAggccccaccctccttcccagccccaggcccttaccctggctgcctcctccaggaaccACCTCCCTCCACCAGGCACCACACAAACACAGGGAAATGCATCTTCTCAGAAGCTCCGCCACTGAGAGGCTTCGAGGTCTCTGCCCAGACTCCGTCCCCAGCCTCTCAAGCTTCTACACTGAACCTTGGCACCCCCTGGAGCTGCTTTGACTTTGGAACCTTTAACAGGTGGCAGGCGTGACCAGTGCAGGGGTAGTGACCCAAGTCGGAGGACTGGAGACCCTAGAAACCACCCTAGAAAGGAAATGAGCAAAACTCTGCAAGAGGCTCTAGGGGTCCTGGGCTACCCAGCAGAGGCCGCCCGGCTTGGGCTTGGGTATATTTGAATGATTGTGCAAATGGTGGTGCCCGGTGCGGGCAGGCAGGGGTGAAGGGCTACCCAGTGGCGCTGTGCTGGATGTCGGTCTGCTCTCTGACTACCGCGGCTGGAAGGTTCTCTGGCAGCCCCACTGCAGAGTGGGAGTCCCCCAGGGTCTGTGCTTGCCCTGGGTGGCTGGGGAGCCCAAACTCAGACCTGgctccctcctttctcccctcaCCGCTGGCCTGCAGCCTGGTACCTACTCAAGCAGCGGGCTgagtgaggagagggaggagaaactcTTATGGCCGGTCTCCAAGACAAAAACTTTGTTTGGGAGAATAAACAACTTGTCTGTTCTACTTTTAATAGCCCCCCAGGAAGTGGGGTGGGGTAGGCAGGAAATCCAGAGCAAACAGCAGCTGCTAACAGAGAAGGGAgaatttatttagcttttcaaGGTTTGTTAGCTTTTCTCCAAGGATCAGATGTCTTACATCCCAAGGCTCGGAGGAAACTCTAGCCCAGCAGAGACAGGTGGTGCTGAGCCATAGCAAGTGGGCGCCATCTCTGTAGAAGGTCAACCAGGCAGCTTAATTTTCAGCAATGTTCAGCTTCAGTCCCTAAACTGACTGGCATTGCTAGTCACGGCCTCGAGGTGACCATACAAGGGCAATCACAGAAACACAGACATACCCAGCCCCTTATACACTCAGGGACATGAGAACACTCATACTCAAGGGGTGGGTGGGTTTGAGCCAACTGGACGGACTGTTCTCCTTTTTACGTTGTTTGAGGCCTTCTCTCTGCCCTGTCCTGTGCAGGGGGAAATAAGCAAGCACTAAAGAAGCCTTgtcccattccttccttcctctctcctgtcctctctccctccttctcttctcttctcttctcttctcttctcttctcttctcttctcttctcttctcttctcttctcttctcttctcttctcttcccttcccttcccttcccttcccttcccttcccttcccttcccctcccctcccctcccctcccctcccctcccctcccctcccctcccctcccctcccctcctcctctcctctcctctcctctcctctcctctcctctcctctcctctcctctcctcttctttctcttctcttctctctcttctcttctcttctcttctcttctcttctcttctcttctcttctcttctcttctcttctcctcttctctctcttttccttccttccttccttccttccttccttccttccttccttccaagccTTGTCCTTTAGAAGACTCCAGTATCTGTGGATAGACCTGGACAATTTGGGGGGAGAGGCTATGACAGAAATTATCCGAGTGCTGGCAGTGGATACCAGAGAAAACGGGGAAGCAGGgaagcccagggcctggctccaGAGTTGATCTGAAAGTTATCTGTGATGCCTCCtaccttctgcccctttctcctctTTAATAGCATCTCCAGATCATTCTGGTTCAACCTCCAAACATCTCCCAGGGGTCTCTTCTCCATTCCTACTATCTCTTCCCCAGTACCTCTACCCCTTTCATCTCTCACCTCCTCCTGGTCTCCCCACTTCCAGTCCATTCCCCAACTGAGCAATCAGACCTATCTCTCTTTGAGAAGAATCTGTCATCCTCTTGCTAAAGTTCTTCTGCAGCTTCTCGTGGCTCTTAGGATACAGATTTCTCCACTAGCTGAAGTCAGAGCTTTCCCATGAAACCTTAAGTCAAAATGATGTAAAGGGATGAGTACCCTGGCTTTCAGAAAGTTTGCATTGTGCCACCTTGTTTTTATGAAAGATTTACATTAGTACCCATTTttactaaccaaaagaaatctgaagaggattttgCTTTTAGGGAGAAAGCCATTACTATACTAATGTAGGTCTGTCTACCAAATACCTTTATTTGGCACTCAAGTCCTGG
This region includes:
- the LOC140627563 gene encoding dipeptidase 2-like isoform X2, yielding MRPPSLERTPAPRGPPLRRLLLVLLLPRLVSDAHTTPGTSSSATRPATPSSPSLRERARALMRDFPLVDGHNDMPLVLRQFYRQGLHDVNLRNFSRGQTSLDRLRDGLVGAQFWSAYVPCQTQERDALRLTLEQIDLIRRMCASYSELELVTSVKALNNTRKLACLIGVEGGHSLDSSLSILRTFYVLGVRYLTLTHTCNTPWAESSAKGIHPFYNNVSGLTSFGEKVVVEMNRLGMMVDLSHVSDTVARRALEVSQAPVIFSHSAARGVCKNARNVPDDILQLLKKNGGIVMVSLSSGVLQCNLLANVSTVADHFDYIRAVIGSKFIGIGGDYDGARRFPQGLEDVSTYPVLIEELLRRGWSREELQGVLRGNLLRVFGQVEQTLSFQSSAAVVPPLTSDQTGQPSPALLRTSLRFAG
- the LOC140627563 gene encoding dipeptidase 2-like isoform X1, giving the protein MRPPSLERTPAPRGPPLRRLLLVLLLPRLVSDAHTTPGTSSSATRPATPSSPSLRERARALMRDFPLVDGHNDMPLVLRQFYRQGLHDVNLRNFSRGQTSLDRLRDGLVGAQFWSAYVPCQTQERDALRLTLEQIDLIRRMCASYSELELVTSVKALNNTRKLACLIGVEGGHSLDSSLSILRTFYVLGVRYLTLTHTCNTPWAESSAKGIHPFYNNVSGLTSFGEKVVVEMNRLGMMVDLSHVSDTVARRALEVSQAPVIFSHSAARGVCKNARNVPDDILQLLKKNGGIVMVSLSSGVLQCNLLANVSTVADHFDYIRAVIGSKFIGIGGDYDGARRFPQGLEDVSTYPVLIEELLRRGWSREELQGVLRGNLLRVFGQVEQVREASKGQRPLEDEFPDEQLSSSCRSVLSRLHQTQYPAPYQKLTEISPEWSPKQSLSKSLPIMAPGLIVIAACSVLILWFW
- the LOC140627563 gene encoding dipeptidase 2-like isoform X3, yielding MPLVLRQFYRQGLHDVNLRNFSRGQTSLDRLRDGLVGAQFWSAYVPCQTQERDALRLTLEQIDLIRRMCASYSELELVTSVKALNNTRKLACLIGVEGGHSLDSSLSILRTFYVLGVRYLTLTHTCNTPWAESSAKGIHPFYNNVSGLTSFGEKVVVEMNRLGMMVDLSHVSDTVARRALEVSQAPVIFSHSAARGVCKNARNVPDDILQLLKKNGGIVMVSLSSGVLQCNLLANVSTVADHFDYIRAVIGSKFIGIGGDYDGARRFPQGLEDVSTYPVLIEELLRRGWSREELQGVLRGNLLRVFGQVEQVREASKGQRPLEDEFPDEQLSSSCRSVLSRLHQTQYPAPYQKLTEISPEWSPKQSLSKSLPIMAPGLIVIAACSVLILWFW